A window of Desulfovibrio litoralis DSM 11393 contains these coding sequences:
- the gdhA gene encoding NADP-specific glutamate dehydrogenase gives MSQYLQEVSEKVRKNNPGEPEFYQAVEEVLHSLAPLFNKEPKYQKHKIVERLVEPERQIIFRVAWIDDKGEVQVNRGFRVQYNSAIGPYKGGIRFHPSVYSGIIKFLGFEQILKNSLSGLAIGGAKGGANFDPKGKSDNEIMRFCQAFMTELYRHLGPTIDVPAGDIGVGAREIGYMYGQYKRLTHAHEGVLTGKGLLWGGSLARKEATGYGSVYFADEMLKSRNQGLEGKICTVSGSGNVAIYTIEKLYQLGATPVTVSDSSGMIYHKSGIKLDVLKQVKEKEQARISRYAELCPDAVFTPVSAYPKGRNAVWSVPCQAAFPSATQNELNLEDATELLKNGCICVSEGANMPSTADAVNAFLAAKISYAPAKCSNAGGVSTSLLEMSQNAVMMQWSFDEVDAKLKGIMSGIFDGASRTAKEFGEPHNLVLGGNIAGFRKVADAMIDLGVY, from the coding sequence GTGTCCCAGTATTTACAAGAAGTTTCTGAAAAAGTCAGAAAAAATAACCCGGGTGAGCCTGAGTTTTATCAAGCAGTTGAAGAAGTTCTTCACTCTCTTGCTCCTCTTTTCAATAAAGAACCCAAATATCAAAAACATAAAATAGTTGAACGCTTGGTTGAACCTGAGCGTCAAATTATTTTTAGAGTCGCTTGGATTGACGATAAAGGCGAAGTTCAAGTTAACCGCGGGTTCCGTGTTCAATATAACTCCGCAATCGGGCCTTATAAAGGCGGAATACGCTTTCACCCAAGCGTATATAGCGGAATTATCAAATTTCTCGGGTTTGAACAAATTCTCAAAAACTCCCTTTCAGGTCTTGCCATCGGCGGAGCAAAGGGCGGTGCAAACTTTGACCCTAAAGGCAAGTCAGACAACGAAATAATGCGTTTTTGTCAAGCCTTTATGACCGAACTCTATCGTCATTTAGGGCCGACCATTGACGTTCCTGCCGGAGATATTGGCGTAGGAGCAAGAGAAATCGGCTATATGTATGGTCAATATAAACGTCTTACTCATGCTCACGAAGGCGTTCTTACCGGAAAGGGTCTGCTTTGGGGCGGTTCTTTGGCTCGTAAAGAAGCAACAGGCTATGGTTCTGTATACTTTGCCGACGAAATGTTAAAAAGTCGCAACCAAGGCCTCGAAGGTAAAATTTGTACCGTTTCAGGTTCAGGTAACGTAGCTATCTATACCATTGAAAAATTATATCAACTCGGTGCAACCCCTGTTACCGTTTCTGACTCAAGCGGTATGATTTACCACAAATCAGGTATAAAACTTGATGTTTTAAAACAAGTAAAAGAGAAAGAACAAGCCAGAATCTCTCGTTATGCCGAACTTTGCCCAGATGCCGTGTTTACTCCCGTATCTGCTTACCCTAAAGGGCGTAACGCTGTTTGGTCGGTTCCTTGTCAGGCTGCATTTCCGAGTGCGACCCAAAACGAATTAAACCTTGAAGACGCTACAGAACTATTGAAAAATGGTTGTATCTGCGTTTCCGAAGGTGCAAACATGCCAAGCACAGCTGATGCTGTTAACGCATTTTTAGCCGCAAAAATCTCTTATGCTCCGGCTAAGTGTTCCAATGCGGGCGGAGTTTCCACCTCTTTATTGGAAATGTCTCAAAACGCAGTCATGATGCAGTGGAGCTTTGATGAAGTAGACGCAAAACTCAAAGGCATTATGAGTGGAATTTTTGATGGCGCAAGTCGCACAGCCAAAGAATTTGGCGAGCCACACAACTTGGTTCTCGGCGGAAATATCGCCGGTTTCCGTAAAGTTGCCGATGCTATGATAGACCTTGGCGTTTATTAA
- the greA gene encoding transcription elongation factor GreA, whose translation MSSIPISIQGFERTKIELERLKAERPGVIQAIKEAKEEGDLSENAGYDAARERQGMLEAKIRYIESRMPQFNVLDLANIQSDQVIYGATIKIEDLDSGEVKEYLLLGPDETDYVSGSISVFSPVGLALLGKYEGDEVIVDAPRGRINYEIISLAYNGVPKFKDLD comes from the coding sequence ATGAGTTCTATTCCTATTTCAATTCAAGGCTTTGAGCGTACCAAAATTGAGCTTGAACGCCTTAAAGCCGAACGCCCCGGCGTTATTCAGGCAATTAAAGAAGCCAAAGAAGAAGGCGACCTTAGCGAAAACGCAGGATATGACGCCGCCAGAGAGCGTCAGGGTATGCTGGAAGCAAAAATTCGTTATATCGAATCTCGCATGCCCCAGTTTAATGTTCTTGACCTTGCCAATATCCAAAGCGATCAGGTTATTTACGGTGCAACGATTAAGATCGAAGACTTAGACTCGGGCGAAGTCAAAGAATATTTACTTTTAGGCCCTGATGAAACCGATTATGTTTCGGGTTCTATTTCTGTATTTTCCCCCGTTGGTTTAGCTCTTTTAGGAAAATATGAAGGCGACGAGGTTATTGTTGATGCCCCTCGCGGACGTATTAACTATGAGATTATCTCTTTAGCTTATAACGGCGTTCCTAAATTTAAAGACTTAGACTAA
- the pyk gene encoding pyruvate kinase produces the protein MRTKIIATIGPASSSPEVLSKLIQAGVRIFRLNFSHGDASMFVELIDNIRKQEMKHNIPITIMQDLSGPKVRIGNLDVPSITFSAGSKAYLGLKKPENADLPFMPFDNHMMLADLDVKDHIVLSDGGLQFDVVKKINNELVVLQANNSGIVTSRKGLAMPGKSFKVPALTEKDKKDLADGLRLGVDAVALSFVQTPEDILEAKAIIISHGRKVPVVAKLERQNAVDRLDEILAVTDVVMVARGDLGIECPLPKLPTMQKRIIAACNRAAKPVIVATQMLLSMVNNPVPTRAETTDVANAVIDGADCVMLSEETAMGAYPVEAVKFMAQITEEAEAVLHERQPVSNVSREHLLFKKHYTAAQKEATPSEFLTLAACQLAEVSHARALVCHSVSGSSGRQTASYRPKQELYVLTPDHVSLKSLNFSWGVNPILVDENMPGHLERAEYFIDTNKEFSAGDRIVITAGQTNNVAANKGTNLVKIYAK, from the coding sequence ATGAGAACTAAAATAATCGCAACAATCGGGCCGGCTTCAAGTTCGCCGGAAGTTTTATCAAAGCTTATTCAAGCCGGCGTAAGAATTTTTCGTTTAAATTTTTCGCATGGTGATGCCTCAATGTTTGTTGAGCTGATTGACAATATCAGAAAACAAGAAATGAAACACAATATTCCAATTACCATTATGCAGGATTTATCAGGTCCAAAAGTGCGTATCGGCAATCTTGATGTCCCTTCAATTACTTTTAGTGCCGGATCTAAGGCTTATTTAGGTTTAAAAAAACCGGAAAATGCCGATTTGCCTTTTATGCCTTTTGACAATCATATGATGCTTGCCGACCTTGACGTTAAAGATCATATTGTTTTAAGCGACGGTGGGTTACAGTTTGATGTTGTTAAAAAAATAAATAACGAGCTTGTTGTATTGCAGGCGAATAATAGCGGCATAGTAACGTCTCGTAAGGGTCTTGCCATGCCGGGTAAGTCGTTTAAAGTTCCGGCTTTGACTGAAAAAGATAAAAAAGATTTAGCTGATGGCTTACGACTTGGAGTTGATGCGGTTGCTTTATCTTTTGTGCAAACTCCCGAAGATATTTTGGAAGCTAAAGCGATTATTATAAGCCATGGACGTAAAGTCCCTGTGGTTGCCAAGCTTGAAAGACAAAATGCCGTTGATCGTCTTGATGAAATTTTGGCGGTAACCGATGTTGTTATGGTTGCACGAGGCGATTTGGGAATAGAGTGTCCTTTGCCTAAGTTGCCGACTATGCAAAAACGTATTATCGCAGCTTGCAACAGGGCGGCTAAACCGGTTATTGTCGCAACCCAGATGTTGCTTTCAATGGTTAATAACCCTGTTCCAACTCGGGCTGAAACAACTGACGTTGCCAACGCCGTTATTGACGGGGCTGATTGTGTTATGCTTTCCGAAGAAACGGCGATGGGTGCATATCCTGTTGAAGCTGTTAAATTTATGGCACAAATTACCGAAGAGGCAGAGGCCGTTTTACATGAGCGCCAACCTGTAAGTAATGTCAGTAGAGAACATCTTTTATTTAAAAAACATTATACGGCGGCTCAAAAAGAGGCAACTCCGTCGGAATTTTTAACTTTGGCGGCTTGTCAGTTAGCGGAAGTTTCTCACGCCAGAGCCTTGGTTTGTCATAGTGTAAGCGGTTCATCAGGTCGCCAAACCGCCTCTTATCGCCCGAAACAAGAACTTTATGTTTTAACCCCTGATCATGTTTCGCTTAAGAGCTTAAATTTTTCTTGGGGGGTTAACCCGATCTTGGTTGATGAAAATATGCCGGGACATTTAGAAAGAGCGGAATATTTTATTGACACCAATAAAGAGTTTTCCGCAGGAGACCGAATAGTCATTACTGCCGGACAAACAAATAACGTTGCGGCAAATAAAGGTACTAACTTGGTTAAAATTTATGCAAAATAA
- a CDS encoding YraN family protein, which produces MSQKIYPQSHQNKAKHLELGDAGEAFILKQFDLLDLKLLAKNWRPDILSIKNEAQYRGVELDFVALDQTIESQLVFIEVRTRTIKIDKKTLELFLADPQKADEHIEYSVDWNNIFSSAKQKKLIRAAKAWLQLKNMWHCACRFDLFYVVRYVENISPVHKKINDQSLVLLTSPFFFKHYSNVLEDYHVMDSCNAAWQPR; this is translated from the coding sequence GTGTCGCAAAAAATATACCCACAAAGTCATCAGAATAAAGCGAAACATCTAGAGCTGGGTGACGCCGGAGAAGCTTTTATTTTAAAGCAGTTTGACCTTTTGGATTTAAAATTATTAGCAAAAAATTGGCGACCGGATATTTTATCCATTAAAAACGAAGCTCAATATCGTGGGGTTGAACTAGATTTTGTCGCACTTGATCAAACGATTGAGTCTCAGCTTGTTTTTATAGAAGTGCGGACACGTACAATAAAAATAGATAAAAAAACTTTAGAGTTATTTCTGGCTGATCCCCAAAAAGCTGATGAACACATAGAGTATAGCGTAGATTGGAACAATATTTTTTCATCGGCGAAACAAAAAAAACTAATAAGGGCGGCAAAGGCTTGGCTTCAGCTAAAAAATATGTGGCACTGTGCCTGTCGTTTTGATTTGTTTTATGTTGTCAGGTATGTGGAAAATATTTCGCCCGTGCATAAAAAAATAAATGATCAAAGTCTTGTTTTGTTAACTTCGCCTTTTTTCTTTAAGCATTACAGTAACGTATTGGAGGATTATCATGTTATGGATAGTTGCAACGCCGCTTGGCAACCCCGCTGA
- a CDS encoding sensor domain-containing diguanylate cyclase produces the protein MSNVLDESTVQAIELVKNVQTIMNTGFFEGFFYGTVFVMLLILRFFIKFKHKTIADLYFFIYIFMLCFLSLVSAGEWRLEAFNSVEYPSLALSFSILTVFSAYMLGVKELLKRYVLPFFNSFFEVAILIVGLVLFIPPLVKINIAYINYYIIIFQNLFVISITLFLWNKKIFIRKEVLLSRLVLIVWSVLILFGDPTNLAVTPYRADVLYKGILLFELVFMLWIGNKFILQLSREHIELTVAKENLEALSYSDGLTSLYNRRFFDETLSTVLTRMNKTHQDGVCLIMLDVDHFKNFNDTYGHPAGDVALIDLANTIKENIRLASDFPCRYGGEEFIIIFSGPLSAALRVSEKIRVMYSQKAQKVNDQEVFITVSLGVALARENEESKELIARVDAALYNAKQSGRNRVCVAN, from the coding sequence ATGTCAAATGTTTTAGATGAAAGTACCGTACAGGCAATAGAACTGGTTAAAAATGTTCAAACCATTATGAATACCGGTTTTTTTGAAGGCTTTTTCTACGGAACCGTGTTTGTAATGCTTTTAATTTTACGCTTTTTTATAAAGTTTAAACATAAAACCATTGCTGACCTTTATTTTTTTATTTATATATTCATGCTTTGTTTTTTAAGTCTGGTCTCGGCCGGAGAGTGGCGCTTAGAAGCGTTTAACTCTGTTGAGTATCCGTCTCTTGCTCTTAGTTTTTCGATATTAACGGTTTTTTCCGCTTATATGCTTGGCGTAAAAGAACTTTTAAAACGCTATGTATTGCCTTTTTTTAATAGTTTTTTTGAAGTTGCGATTTTGATTGTCGGGCTGGTTTTGTTTATTCCGCCTTTAGTTAAAATTAATATTGCATATATTAACTATTATATCATTATATTTCAAAACCTTTTTGTTATCTCAATTACTTTGTTTTTGTGGAATAAAAAAATATTTATTCGAAAAGAAGTTTTGTTAAGTCGCTTGGTTCTTATTGTTTGGAGTGTTTTAATTTTATTTGGCGACCCGACAAACCTTGCGGTAACGCCTTATAGAGCAGATGTGCTTTATAAAGGGATTTTATTGTTTGAACTTGTTTTTATGCTTTGGATAGGAAACAAGTTTATTCTTCAACTTTCAAGAGAACATATTGAACTTACGGTTGCTAAAGAAAATTTAGAGGCTTTATCTTATTCTGATGGTTTAACATCTTTATATAACAGGCGTTTTTTTGATGAAACTTTAAGTACGGTTTTAACCCGAATGAATAAAACACATCAAGACGGTGTTTGTCTGATTATGCTTGATGTTGATCATTTTAAAAATTTTAACGATACTTACGGACACCCGGCTGGTGATGTTGCCCTTATTGATTTAGCAAACACAATTAAAGAAAATATCCGTTTAGCTAGTGATTTTCCTTGTCGTTATGGCGGTGAAGAGTTTATTATTATCTTTAGCGGTCCTTTAAGTGCCGCTTTAAGAGTTTCGGAAAAAATCCGTGTTATGTATTCTCAAAAGGCTCAAAAAGTTAATGATCAAGAAGTATTTATTACTGTTTCTTTGGGTGTGGCTTTGGCCCGTGAGAACGAAGAGTCAAAAGAATTAATCGCCAGAGTCGATGCGGCGTTATATAATGCTAAACAAAGCGGGCGAAATCGTGTTTGTGTTGCAAATTAG
- the pbpC gene encoding penicillin-binding protein 1C — protein sequence MIHKISFFNPLFKIFLLLFSALAVWFAYLFLLLFLLPSQRELVEDFYISPTVYDRNNTLFAARLSVKEEWLFPIPLKDMGKWLPKICIAVEDRRFYEHNGVDPLALLRAIGQNIKAKRVISGASTVSSQLIRLSHPRERNLKSKLFEFIQAVKLELELSKDEILELYLNRAPFGGTLRGVEAASRQYFGKRAKELSLSESAMLIALLRGPTYYRPDRNETALRERRDQILNLLFQKGIISEADFNLAKEETIPLSKYQMPAEARHYFDLLLETLSKEEFKWFRNKERFGIISSLDLKKQKQVEAFLKNYLASYSPDLTASLIALDNHSGEILVYVGNARYEHGTDKNWVDCVRARRSPGSILKPFLYLTAFERGFFIPKSLIADSPLAFSGIAPRNFDEKYRGPVTVGFALSESLNAPAIRVLRRIGYEDSLIALRRLGFSFLTQKSGFYGDSLILGGCEVNALQVANAYSVLARLGIPKPMSLVKQQGLNKNTEKADESLKLFVKGSELGKDPLFSESAAWFVADTLNNRRKVASLVSGTGNEILPNIAFKTGTSFGLRDAWCAAYTPRYTVVTWVGNMNGTSDKDLVGLRIAAPIALRILNDFMKTYMGTRSSDLNKYWYKMPDDIEEFQACSVSGQGLTPQCPSSIPALRIKNVSSTKPCSLHKSVGSVVQTIWPSELADFALKFKAQVRHSPKIQITSPLPKSKIFIRQNVKDQKISLVSEGGAGKIYWYIDKTFFAVQQSGEQLLWEMSEGRHSISVVDEAGKTDKIEINIFGIGSKAAPSSLLPVLNLELNTTNSTTQSN from the coding sequence ATGATTCACAAAATAAGTTTTTTTAACCCGTTGTTTAAAATATTTTTGTTGTTGTTTTCGGCTTTGGCTGTTTGGTTTGCCTATCTTTTTTTACTTTTGTTTTTATTGCCGTCTCAGCGTGAGTTGGTTGAAGATTTTTATATTTCACCAACGGTATATGACCGCAATAATACTTTGTTTGCTGCCAGATTATCGGTAAAAGAAGAGTGGCTTTTTCCAATTCCTTTAAAAGATATGGGAAAATGGCTTCCGAAAATTTGTATTGCTGTTGAAGACAGGCGTTTTTATGAACATAACGGGGTTGACCCTTTGGCTTTGTTGCGTGCTATTGGGCAAAATATAAAGGCAAAACGAGTTATTTCCGGGGCTTCGACTGTTTCCTCACAACTTATTCGTCTTTCTCACCCAAGAGAAAGAAATTTAAAGTCAAAACTATTTGAGTTTATACAGGCTGTTAAGTTAGAGCTTGAATTGAGCAAAGATGAAATTTTAGAACTTTATCTAAACAGGGCACCTTTTGGCGGAACTTTAAGAGGGGTTGAAGCGGCGTCGAGACAATATTTTGGTAAAAGAGCCAAAGAGTTATCGCTTTCAGAATCAGCTATGCTGATCGCTTTATTGAGAGGTCCGACTTATTATCGCCCTGATAGAAATGAAACTGCCTTAAGAGAACGTCGAGATCAAATTTTAAATTTGTTGTTTCAAAAAGGCATTATTTCAGAAGCTGATTTTAATTTGGCAAAAGAAGAAACTATTCCTCTTTCTAAGTATCAAATGCCTGCCGAGGCGAGACATTATTTCGACTTGTTGCTTGAAACTTTGTCGAAAGAGGAATTTAAGTGGTTTAGAAATAAAGAACGGTTTGGAATAATAAGTTCTTTGGATTTAAAGAAACAAAAACAGGTTGAAGCTTTTTTAAAAAATTATTTGGCTTCTTATAGCCCTGATTTAACGGCGTCTTTAATTGCTTTGGATAATCACAGCGGTGAAATTTTGGTTTATGTCGGTAATGCGCGCTATGAACACGGAACGGATAAAAACTGGGTTGATTGTGTGCGTGCAAGGCGTTCTCCCGGGTCTATTTTAAAACCTTTTCTTTATTTAACGGCTTTTGAGCGTGGTTTTTTTATTCCAAAATCTTTGATAGCAGACAGTCCCTTGGCTTTTTCCGGCATTGCCCCAAGAAACTTTGATGAAAAATATCGAGGGCCGGTAACGGTTGGATTTGCTTTGTCAGAGTCTTTAAACGCCCCTGCGATCAGGGTATTAAGGCGTATTGGTTATGAAGACAGCTTAATTGCGTTAAGGCGTTTGGGCTTTTCTTTTTTAACCCAAAAAAGTGGTTTTTATGGCGACTCCTTAATTTTGGGCGGTTGCGAAGTGAACGCATTGCAAGTGGCGAATGCTTATTCCGTTTTGGCTCGTTTGGGTATTCCAAAGCCAATGAGTTTAGTGAAACAGCAAGGTTTAAATAAAAATACGGAAAAAGCAGACGAAAGCCTTAAGCTTTTTGTAAAAGGTAGTGAACTGGGAAAAGATCCGCTTTTTTCAGAGAGTGCGGCGTGGTTTGTTGCCGATACTTTAAACAACAGGCGTAAAGTGGCTTCTCTTGTGAGTGGAACAGGTAACGAAATTTTGCCGAATATTGCTTTTAAAACCGGAACTTCGTTTGGTTTGCGTGATGCGTGGTGTGCCGCATATACTCCAAGGTATACGGTTGTTACTTGGGTGGGAAATATGAACGGAACTTCCGACAAAGATTTGGTCGGTTTACGCATTGCGGCACCGATAGCTTTAAGAATTTTAAATGACTTTATGAAAACTTATATGGGAACAAGAAGCTCAGATCTCAATAAATATTGGTATAAGATGCCTGATGATATTGAAGAATTTCAAGCTTGTTCGGTTTCTGGACAAGGCCTTACGCCGCAGTGTCCTTCGAGCATTCCCGCTTTACGCATTAAAAATGTCAGCAGTACAAAACCTTGCAGTTTGCATAAATCAGTTGGCTCAGTGGTGCAAACTATTTGGCCGTCTGAGTTGGCAGATTTTGCTCTTAAATTTAAGGCACAGGTAAGACACTCGCCAAAAATCCAGATTACCTCACCTTTACCAAAAAGTAAGATATTTATTCGACAAAATGTAAAAGATCAAAAAATATCTTTAGTTAGTGAGGGCGGAGCAGGTAAAATTTATTGGTATATCGACAAAACCTTTTTTGCCGTTCAACAGTCAGGCGAACAATTATTGTGGGAAATGAGCGAAGGTCGACACAGTATCAGCGTTGTAGATGAAGCAGGTAAGACAGATAAAATCGAAATAAATATTTTTGGAATAGGAAGCAAGGCCGCCCCCTCGAGTTTATTACCTGTTTTGAATCTTGAGCTGAACACTACTAACAGCACAACTCAGTCTAATTAA
- a CDS encoding ribonuclease HII → MSIKKTAQTVQFSLPGFSSGLVPSEPYIGIDEAGRGCLAGPVVSAAVWLPQGALSETLSNLTDSKLLKAEERTALVPLIKKEAIAFGLGLSWQQEVDAYNVLKATHISMLRAIIALKINFDKKNKAKTAGLESLPLLLVDGNRRIPDALFMDKAFLGNQTCKYPPRQRTLVKGDLLASSISAASVLAKTFRDDLMEAYELRYPNYGFYFHKGYATQAHRDAILKYGACRLHRKSFAGVR, encoded by the coding sequence ATGTCTATAAAAAAAACAGCACAAACCGTGCAATTTAGCCTTCCCGGCTTTTCTTCCGGTCTTGTACCTTCTGAACCTTACATCGGAATAGATGAAGCGGGGCGTGGTTGTCTTGCCGGTCCTGTTGTTTCGGCGGCGGTTTGGTTACCTCAAGGGGCTTTGTCTGAAACCTTGAGTAATCTAACAGATTCTAAACTCTTAAAAGCAGAAGAAAGAACAGCTCTTGTGCCTTTAATCAAAAAAGAAGCCATTGCTTTCGGTCTTGGTTTAAGTTGGCAACAAGAGGTTGATGCTTACAATGTTTTAAAAGCGACCCATATTTCCATGTTGCGGGCTATAATTGCTTTAAAGATTAATTTTGACAAAAAAAATAAGGCAAAAACTGCGGGGCTTGAGTCTTTACCTCTTCTTTTGGTTGATGGAAACAGGCGTATTCCCGACGCTCTTTTTATGGATAAAGCATTTTTGGGAAATCAAACCTGTAAATATCCCCCGCGTCAACGCACCTTGGTCAAAGGGGATTTATTGGCTTCGTCTATTTCTGCGGCTTCTGTTTTGGCAAAAACTTTTCGAGACGATTTAATGGAAGCTTATGAATTGCGTTATCCGAATTATGGTTTTTATTTTCATAAAGGTTATGCAACACAGGCACACAGAGATGCAATTTTAAAATATGGTGCTTGTCGTTTACATCGTAAGAGTTTCGCCGGAGTACGTTAA
- a CDS encoding HD-GYP domain-containing protein — protein MLSKAKNRTTIPDNINEEYYQIGLAIIESFPKYRPPVDLFVFKEELGVLEPLFRKGSRLSNEEVELVNKLCSEGDLFVSRTDHPIYSQHIVKQLDLVLVDKNLKEGEVADIIQRALALRLNDFLEQPVKILFDPLYVDLMVLTEYLNEDNHRIKLFMRRLSTEYSLVNHSTNTLWVGLWLLFNVKTSEELTRKSIDNTALALLLHDIGMSKVPPFILTKSTALKIEEKDKILPHPVVGFKIAQKLELVADEVRQAIVEHHERLDGSGYPQKAKANQLSRLGRIAAVADSFCAMITKRPYAGAKAPLAAAQELMADKARYDSAFASALAGAYVMEAFGKNKA, from the coding sequence ATTTTGAGTAAGGCAAAAAATAGAACAACGATACCCGATAATATCAATGAAGAATATTACCAAATTGGCTTGGCGATTATTGAAAGTTTTCCAAAATATCGCCCCCCTGTCGATTTGTTTGTTTTTAAAGAAGAGCTTGGAGTTTTAGAGCCACTTTTCCGTAAAGGTTCTCGCTTAAGTAATGAAGAGGTTGAGCTTGTCAATAAGCTTTGTTCCGAAGGTGATTTATTTGTTTCAAGAACAGACCACCCGATTTATTCACAACATATCGTAAAACAACTCGATCTTGTTTTAGTTGATAAAAACTTAAAAGAAGGCGAAGTCGCCGATATTATTCAACGTGCGTTGGCTTTGCGTCTAAATGATTTTCTTGAACAACCGGTAAAAATTCTTTTTGATCCTTTATATGTTGATTTAATGGTTTTAACCGAATATTTGAATGAAGATAATCATCGCATTAAGCTTTTTATGCGTAGATTATCAACGGAATATAGTTTGGTTAACCACTCAACCAATACACTTTGGGTCGGGTTGTGGCTTTTGTTTAACGTTAAAACAAGCGAAGAACTTACTCGAAAAAGTATTGACAATACGGCGTTAGCTTTACTCTTGCACGATATAGGCATGAGCAAAGTTCCGCCTTTTATTCTTACTAAAAGTACGGCCTTAAAAATTGAAGAAAAAGACAAAATTTTGCCTCACCCTGTTGTTGGCTTTAAAATAGCTCAAAAGCTCGAATTAGTGGCTGATGAAGTCAGACAGGCAATTGTTGAACACCATGAACGTCTTGACGGTTCGGGTTATCCGCAAAAAGCAAAAGCGAACCAACTAAGTCGCCTTGGACGTATTGCGGCGGTTGCCGATTCTTTTTGTGCAATGATTACCAAACGTCCTTATGCCGGTGCTAAAGCTCCATTGGCGGCTGCTCAAGAACTTATGGCAGACAAAGCTCGTTATGATTCGGCGTTTGCATCTGCTTTGGCGGGGGCTTATGTTATGGAAGCTTTTGGAAAAAACAAAGCTTAA